The DNA segment TTTTTTTTTACGACTACCATTATGTAATAAGTTTTTATAAAGAAGAAAAAAATCTTCAAGCAAAGATTATGAAATTAGCCGAATTCTGGGTAAATAAAGGATGCACAGTTTCGATCCCTGATGGTCCGTCGATTGGCAGTTTAGTGAGAACATGCTTCTTGGATGAAAATGAATCAATTGCTTGGAAAACCCATATTCAACATGAGCCTGAATCTCGCGAAAACTAAACTAATGGACAAAACAAACAACATAACAGAGGGCATAACGAAAATCGAAATATTTTAGAAGACAAACAAAGCAAAAATGAAAATAAATAGAATTCAAATAACATAATGGTAAAACAAATTAATGAAGTTGATTTAAAAAAAGGCGAATACCTTGCCTTAGCTATTTATGACGATAGCCCGGAGGAAATTGAAAAAAAATATAAAATTAAATTCACTGAAGACTTCGATGATCTTGATTACGTAAAATATGCCCTTTTCTTTGCGAAGGATAATTTAACCAATAAAGAAGATTATTTTATGCTACAAAGACACTTAAATTCACCCGAATCGGGGGCGGAAATCTGGGTACTCAATAATGATCAGAATATTATCTACAGAATTCAAAATTATTTATTAGAATTAGGTATGGAAATAAACATTAGCTGGTGGTGTGACCGATCGTTTTTGAAGTGAGCTGAGTGAAAACATTTCTTTCACAACGCGGTAGGGATCGATGCGGGGTCAAGTTATTGCTTTCAAATTGAAGCATCGATCTAACGGCAAGATCAACCAATAACTTGACCGAAGCGGAGAGCCCAGTCCTGCGACAGCAGGAACCGCCCAAACAATTACCGTAAAACACATCCCGGAAGGAGACATTCGGTATACCTACGATTCTCTTTCCGGAAGTGAAAACGCACTCGGACAGATCGTACGAGTGGAAGACGGAGTTCAAAACAAAACATTCAGCTATGACAAACTCGGAAGGGTGAAAAAAGAAATTCGCACAATCCTTACAACTTCCAGCGAAAACCCTCTTCCGTCCGAAACACAAGGACCGTATATTACGGAAACTAAATACGACCTCCTCGGACGAGTGACTCGCATCGACTACCCGGAACATCCGATTTCTCACGGAAGAATGAGAGCCTGCTACAACTACGGGACAGCGGGATATATTTCAGGAATTTCTGTTCAGGTCAATACAAACGGAATCCTTCCAGGATTTTGCAACAAGAATGTGGTGGAAAACATTTCCTACAACGAGTTTGGACAGACAGCGGGGTTTACACTCGGAAACGGGATCGAGACGACATACGGCTATGATGTCAAAGGGAGAATGGTGCGACTTCGTTCTTCCGGCGCAGAACCCACACCAAAGGTAGAAAGCTGGCTCCGGAAATCCAGAGTTCTGCTCAAAAAAGTGAAACGACAAAATGATCATCCATTCGGTCTCGGTTTGAAAAGAAAAACTCATCGGCTATTTGAAGTTAGCCGATGATTGAATCTGAAAGCCTTACTTGTTCTTTGGAATCGTAGATTGATCGACACAAGGATCGCAAAGTCCTTGTTTGTTGATCTTCGGACGATTGGAAGCGGCTCTTTTAATTTGCTCTGTGAATCGGAACTTGTCCGGCTTGGCTCCGTTTAAAACTTGTTCTGGAGAAAATCCGAAGAGAACACCGCTGGGTCGTGAGTTGTATTCGGGAACCGCGACTTTGAGAGTATCGATGACTTCCTCAAACGAAACCGGATTTTTAGGAAACAGAAACTCATATTTCATTTTCTTGTTCACGGCTTCGATCATGCTGTTTGAGTAGGAGATATCAACTTGAGCGACGAGCTTTTCGATGGAGAGATTGGGTTGATCTAAGAAACCGTTGACCGCACCCTGATTTTCAGAACCATCATCGCAGAGAAGACGAATCGGTCTGTAATAGAGATTGAATTTTTCGCAAACCTCACGAAGATTTGAAACCGTATTCTTTGCATTCCATTCTAAGGATGCTTTCCAACCAAGAATCGTTCTGGAAAAATTATCCATGATGAAGTGGATATAAGCTTTAGAGCCGTCGGAAGTTCGGAGAATGGTTGTGTCCATATGAAGAAGGGATAGCGGTGCGGATGCGCGGATTCCGATTCTTTGTTTTGGTTTTCGAAACCGTTTGAAATCGGGTCTTAGGGCTTTGGCATATTTGTAAAATGTGCTTAAGTTCATGAAAGCCTTGGTGTCGTTTAACATCTGGTAGAAGATGGATCGGAGAGGCCAGTGTTGCAACTCCGGCTTTTTCAAATAGCGAGCAATGACCGTTTGCTCTTTGGAAGTAAGTTGTTTTGGATGCAGCTTTCTACAAAGATTAAAAGTAGAAGTAAAACATTGAACCTCATTTTTCCAACGATAGAAACGTTGTGTGGAGATCTTTAAGAGTTTGCAGGCGGCTTTGGTCCCGATGAGAGGAAGAATTCTTGTAATGATCGAAACGATATTTTTCTTTTGTTCGTTCCAAATTCTTCTTTTTCCTCGGATGTTTTCCGTTATGGAAAAGTAAAATTGAAAAACGAGAAGAAGAGCGGAAAGAGTTTTTCTGAACGTTTTACTTTCGGAGATTTTTCTGTAGATCTCGTCTTTGAAATGAATGGGATCGTCTTCCGTAAAGCCGATCATCAAGGAAAGGTCTCTTCTTTTCCAATCGGAGTAAGTCGAGTTCGGTATGTTTGATCTTTCCTTTTTGGACAACATTCCTAATTGCGCTTTGAGAACTAAGGCGGTGTGATATGAATTCTTTGTTTTGGTTGCTGTAGCTTTCATTTGTAAAATGGAATCGTCACTGAGGAGTGGAATCTAAATTAAAAAACAAACAAAGAAATGATAAAAATAGAAATTATAATTTTAAAAAATGAGATGTTCATTTTGGACGGAGTTCTTTTTAATTTTTTATAAAATTGGTAACACGGATTAACGAAATACATTGTTGATACTTAATATACGATACAAAATTTGAAACTCATTGGTATGAGAATGCTACCGGTCAAAGAGTAGAGCCGAAAACTAAATTATTTAAGGATACCTCTATAAAATGAATTGTGACTTTGTATTTTAAAGAAATTTCTGTAAAAAAATATTATGAAAGTAAAATGCATTAAACTCAAAACAGAAAAAACATATCTGGTTCATTACGTTCCTGACTGGATGGATGGATCTCTGAAAATTGGAGATTTATATACTGTATTCGGTTTGGAATTTAACTTAGATATGTTATACATCACTCTATTTTTCGATGAGCGCCATCTAGTTGATGTTCCAATGGAACTTTTTGAGGTCATAGAAGGCACAGTGAGTAATGAATGGAAAGCGAAACTTTGGGAAGACGGTAGATTTACCCTTTGGCCAAAAATGTTCTATGAAGAAGATTTTTTTGAAAATTTCTCGGATTGGCAAACAGACGAAAGAGAAAGGTTTAAACTTTTAAGGGAAAAAATAGAGAATGAGCACTGATATTGTATATAAAAAATATCAAATGTTAAAACTCCGCAAAAACTAAAACAGCTCTTTGAAAACGATTTTCTTTTACTAAGAGAGATCTGAAAGAAGAAAAGAAACACTCCTTCCTACAACGCGGGGGAAACTCAGCATCGCGGATCTCTATGGGTCACGCGGTAGGGATCGATGCGGGGTCAAGTTATTGCTTTCAAATTGGAGCATGGATCTAACGGCAAGATCAACCAATAACTTGACCGAAGCGGAGAGCCCGGTCCTGCGAAGACTCAGTACGTCACTCTCTACGGATCACTCCGCAGGAACCGCCCAAACAATACGAGTGAACACAGTGTTCAATACGAGAATCACCAAGTCACAAACATCGACTCTTCTAAGTCGGGAAACGATACTCTCACGATGGCGTATGACGCGAAGGGAAATCTCACAAGACAACGTGACAACACAAAGGATCTGACAAAACGGATTCAGGTCGATTCCCAAGACAGGATCGTTCTCGCTTTTTAAAACACAAGGTTCTTTTCAAACAAAGAATTCTCGATCCTTCCATCAACTCGGACTTAAAGTTTGTATCCGATTTCGGAAGTTAAGGGAATTTTGCTCTTTGCAAAATTTCCGATTCCTCTGCCGATCTCTTTACCTCTTTCGTCAAAAAGTACAGCCTCTGCGATGATTTGATTCGCGGAATTTTGTACGACGTTTCCCTTTGCCGTCAACGTTCCCGATTGAATCGGTCGAAGCAACGTTATGTGAAACGTAGAAGTCAAAACGAGACGTCCCTTAACAAGAGAATTAGCGGCAAAAAAAGCGGCGTCATCCGCAGCCTTAAAATATACGGCTCCGTGTGTCGCTCCTGCAGCGTGAAAAAAGTCCTCCCGAATTCTTATTTTCAATTCGGCGACACCTCTGTTGATGGTGAGTTCCGGTTTAAAATAAGAATTTATCGGAGCACCCTGATACATGTTTTCCAATTTTCTATAATGATCTTCTGAGCTCTGATTTGTTACTTCTGACATGAAATCATTCCCTCAATGATGCTTTGGAAAGAAAAATCTTTTTTCCTGAACGACCCTTGAAAAAACCAAAAATATGTCGTCAGAATCGAGTCTCAATTCAAACACAGTATATAAAATACAATGATTCGGAAATAATTTTTGGAATATTCTTTTCCTAATTTTTTCAAACAACGATAAATCGCACAAAGATAACAATATTGGATAAAAAATGATCACGGTCATTCATATACATTCCGGATGAGTCGTATCCGATCCGCAATCCTATATCCCGAGTTTTTTCTCCGAATTCGATCCCAGTTCACATTTACGAATAAAGATTCTGAAAATTGAGCCCTTTATTTGGCGCTTTCTCCGGAGAATTTTCGGTCCACCTTGCGTGAAACGATCAAATTCGAGCGTTTGTTTATCAACGTCTCCATCGAACACTATAAACGAACTTGAATAATATTCTAATCATTGAATATTCTATTTTATAAATAAATTTTTCTAACACAGTTAAAACCCGCGGGAGCGATGCGAAGGGCTTTAGTCACGAGCGATTTACGGAAAGATTTATTTTCGATCTATTTCTTCGCGAAGTGATGAGCGAACAGCGAACCCGTAGCAGCGCGTTTCTCGCGAAAGCGAGAAAGCCGCCCCGAATTTTGTTTTTAAGGAAGGCGAGGAGGAAACTTTAGATTTAGAATTTCGCGTAATGTATTTTCCAATTCCACACGAACGGATTTTTCGTTTTCGGACACGTATGCTTCAAAAATGGAAGGAAGGCTGTCCGGATCATTGATCGTCCGGATCGTAACCACGGCTTCGACCCTTAAATTTATTTTTTCTTTTTGATTTCTAGCAAGCACGAGTAACGCAGGCACGGCGTTTTTATCTTTGAGTTCTCCCAAAGAATGAATCAATTGCCATTTCACCATATTTTCTTTTTCTTCGGATAAAATTTTGGTGAGCTCGGAAGCGCTCGTATTGGCTCCGAGTTTTCCCACCGCAAAGGCCGCCCTCGTTCGAAGTTCCGCCTCTTCTCCGGTGGTTAAAACCGAAAGGATTCCCTGTCCTCCTCCGTTGTTTCCGAGATCCAAAAGAAGATCGATCATTCTTGCTTTTAGAAAAAGCACGTCCTCTTTGACGAGCTGATCGGAGATCAGCTTTGCCGCCTGTTTATCCTGAAAAATCAACAAGGCCTCCAAAGAGACTCTTCGGATGTCCGGATTAAGATCCGTCAATCCTTTGTAAAAAAGAGGAAGATTCTGACGGTTCTTTTTGTTTTTAAGAATTTCAAGCGCAACTAAACGAACGTCATCATCCGAATCACTCGTTGCGGATTTTTGAAACTGGGAAAATTTTTCGGTCATTCCGAGACGATTGATCACGATCAGATATTTCTTTCGAACTCCGGAACTTTCATCGTTTGCAAGCTTATGTATCTGATTTTGAATTCGTTCGTCTTTGATGATGAGAGAAGATTCCAAAAAGTATAATCTCTGAACCGGATCCTTGGAAAGCGACAGATCCAATAAAACCGGCAAGGCTCTATCGTCCTTTAAAAGTTGCATCAACCGATAACTCAGAATTCGTAGTTCCGTTTCCGGATCCGTCATCGCGGCGATCACCGAATAGATCAGCCGTTTTTCCTTTTTCTTTTCCGCTAAAAGTAAAATTTCCTTTTTGAGGGATACGTTAGTCGTCTTTTGAAATACCGAATCCAACGCTCCTACCCAATTAGACGCGACACTGTCCAGATCGTCCAGATCCCCAAACAGTTTCAAAATCGCGAATTGAACTTTCTCTTCCGTCGATTCGTTCTGAAAAATCGGTATCAATTCCTTTACCAGATCCAATCGATTTTTAGTACGAATTTCACCGATCGCGGAAACCTGTGTCCGCGAAGAGTTGATTACCTTTTCTTTAAATTCGTCTTTGGGGGTTTCTGCGGCGGCGATCGAAGAAGTCAGTAAAATCAGTAGGAAAAGATTCGCAAAAAAGGTCTTCAGAAAAATCCCTCTCTGCGTGTGGATTCTTCCAAGGCCGCCGACGCAGCGCGTTTATTCTCGTATGCTTCGGATAAAGAAGGATCCAGATCGATGGAACTCTGAAACGAACGGACGGCGCGTTTGTATTCCCCGTTTTTAAAATAACAAATCCCGAGATAATTGTATGCGACGGCGGCGGTTTTAGGTCTGACATCCGATCGAACAATGGCCGTCAGTTCGTCGATCGCTTTTTCCCGATCCAAAATAGAATTAGAGTCTATTAGAATTTTTGCAAGTACCAACCGACCTTCCATATCTTCCGGATCCATATGCGCCGAACGAAACGCCTCATCCTTGGCCCGATTTTTCAGATCCGGATCTTTGGATTTATTATACAACAATGCGAGCTTTTTATGGGCGTTTTTGAGATCGGCTCCGTCTCTCGAAGTATTTAAAACCTTGAGAAGAATTTTTTCCGCGTTGGAATCGTCCTGCATTCCCATATAAGCTTCCGCCATTTTGAGATAGACCTTATACGCGTCGGTTTTATGTTTTACGACTCCGTTATATTCTTCCACCGCTTCCCTAAAGAATTTGTTTTCTAAAAGGTAATCTCCGAGAGCTTCCCTACTCTGAACGTTCTCGGGTTCGATTGCAGTCGACTTTCTCCAATTCTCGATCGCGAGGGTTCCGTTTCCGGAATGTTTATAAACGAGCCCGAGAGTATGATACGCCTTTGCATTTTTAGGATTGAGTTCGATCACACGATTGAGTGCGGCGACCGCTTCTCCGTATCGTTCCATCTGATCCAGTACCACTCCCAAATTGATCAACGCGGTTTCCGTATAACTATCCCCCGGTGTGGAGGATACGATTCTTCGATAGGTTTCCTCCGCGGAAAGAAGATCACCCTTATTGTAATACGCTTCCGCAAGTTGAAAAAGGGAATCCAGATCCGTAGGATTGTATTTCAAACTTTTCTGCAACGCGGAGATGGACATCTCACCCTGATTTAAGTTGGAAAATCCCTCCGCAATCAGCCTGTAAATTTCGGGATCATTTGCACCGGCGTCTCGAGCCAATTCAAGATACTTCAGGGCTTCCTCTTTTTTTCCGTTTTTCTGAAGAACGACCGCGAGATTATAAAGATACTTCGCTTCGTTGGGCGAAAGATTGCTCGCTTGACGGAAATGATATTCCGCACTCGGATAATCCTGTTTGTTGTATGCGATGTTTCCAAGATAAGAATGAGATAAGGCCGCCAATCTTCCGGATGGGGACTTCATTACGACTTTCTTAAATTCCTCTTCTGCTTGAGGGATCTCGCCCTTTTTAAAATAACTCACCGCGAGATTGTATGTGAGATACATATCATCCGGAGAAGCGGACAATCCTTCCTTATACGCGTCGATCGCAGCGTCCGGATCGTTTAGTTCGTTAAAAAGATTTCCCGCCAAAAGAGAAACCCTCGGATCGTTAGGCGCGATCTCCTTTGCTTTGAGAGCCGCCATTCTCGCATCCGCAAATCTTCCGACGTGTTTGTACGCGAGAGTAAGATTGTAGTAGGCGTGAAAATTTTTAGGATCGTATTGAATCGCTTTCTGAAGTCTTTCGATCGCTTGCGGATAACGTCCGCTTTCGTCGTGAATCACTCCCAATACGGTCAGTGCAATCGACTTCTCTTCCTGAGTCCCTGCAGAATCCAAAAATTCGTTACAAGTATCGAATGCTTGTCTGGTAAATCTTTCCTTATAAAGATTGATACACTTTGCGAGCGCAGGATTTGCGTTTCCGTTGGGAAGATACGGTCTTTCGAGAAGACGGTTGATATCGGATTTGTTCTGCACCAAATCCTTGTTAAATCCTCCCGCAAATTCGGAACCGGGTGACCGAGCTCGGAAAAATTGATAATAAACCGCAAAGCCGAGTCCGCCAAAAACGAGCAGACCCATCGCGATCCAGAATATTATGAGTTTATTATACGATCTTCGAATCCGAACAGGCTCTTTTTCTTCCGGGAAGTAGAGTTCTTTTTCCTCCATTCCCTCTAAGAACAACCTGTTTTTTCGGATTTCGTTATCCATCGGATCTGATTTCGTTTTTGAGAATTGAGTCTAAGATTCCGTTTACAAACCGAGCCGATTCTTCGCTTTCAAATTCTTTTGTAAGCTCGACGGCCTCGTCGATCGTCACATTCTTCGGAACTTCCCAGGAATACAAAAGCGCATAGACGGACAAACGAAGGATTGCCTTGTTTACTACGCTGATTCTTGAGAAATCCCAGTTCTTGGAATACTTCTTTATCAGAGTATCGATCTGTTCCTGATTTTTCACAACCCCATTTACGATGGAAATGGCGAAATCCCTTTCTTCCTGTATGATTTTTTTATCATACCACTTGAACTTCAGGACTTCCTTGAGAGGAGGTCCCGTAAGTTCCAGTTGGTAAAGTGCCATTACGGCGATTTCTCTGGAAGTGCGTCTGGCTGACATTTAAAGAAGGGAGAGCAAGTTGACCATTTCAATGGCCGTGGCGGCGGCTTCCGCGCCCTTGTTTCCCGCTTTTGTACCGGCTCTTTCGATCGCCTGTTCGATCGTATCCGTGGTCAAAACTCCGAACACAACCGGAAGGGAGTATTGCACACCGATCAAACCGATCTTAGCCGATTCGCCCGCTACAAAATCAAAGTGTGCGGTGGCTCCGCGGATCACGGCGCCCAGACAAACGATGGAATTGTATTTTTTGGAAGCTGCGGCTTTTGCAACGATGACCGGCATCTCATACGCGCCGGGAACTCGGACCACGGTCACGTCTTCTTCTTTTACTCCGTGCATACGGAAAGATTCAAGAGCCCCTTTCAAAAGGCTGTCGGTGATAAATTCATTAAAGCGGGAGACAATAATACAATGTTTTTGTCCCTTTCCGTTTAGATCTGCTTTCAGTTCTTGGATCATAGATTCCTGATTGATTCTATTGTTGAGAAATCACATGTTAGTTATTGTGGCAAATCAAAAAGTCCTCTCACGTTCGTTTTTCTCCCTTTCTATACGTTTTGTTTGTTCTTTATCTTTGATCCTAACTCTTTTTGAGTGCAACATTTATCGAAGAATTTTTCCCAAACAAGATCTGTTTCTAAAATCGCTCAACCTCCCCGATTGGGTGTTGGATTCCTCCATTAAACTCAGAGTTTTATCCGGACTTCAGGATCTTCCCAACCCGGAAGATTCTCTGCCGGAAGACGAGATCGCAACCTTTGAAAATCGCGCGAGAAGAATCTTGGCTACTTCTCCGCAAGCCATGAAGGATCTGTTCGAAGCAACGGGATGTATCGACGGTTCCAAACTCGCGGGAATTCGCGCCAATCGAATCACGGAAAGAGAAGAGGATGTTTGGTTTGCAATTTGTCAGAACGGAAAAGAAGACGCGATCATCTTTCGTTTGTTCCAAATGGGAAATTCAGATTTGTATCGAAAGTATGAAAAAGAAACCGTTCCCGCTTGGGAAGAGGCAAGAAAACTCGTAACCACCAATCCTGATAAAGCGGTCCGACTTGCAAACCAAGTCATCGAATTGGAGCCCGCGCATCCTGCCGCGAGAAAATTACTCGGCAATTTGTATCTTAAAGGCGGCTACTGCAAAGGGTCCGTACGAAATTACAGACTTTATCTTCGCGTTATGCCTCTTGCAGGTGACAAATGGAAAATTCACGATCAACTTCAGGAAAAGTGTCCCGATTTTTTAAAACCCGAACCCAAAAAAGAGGAAGTGGATCTTCCTGATGCAGAAGAGGATTGATTTGGGTCCGATTGTCATTTTGGAATATTACAAATCAATGATAATCGATACATCTGTCTTTTTTAAATCGGAAAACGAACCTACGCAGAACGAATCAAAAATGAGATTTGAAAACGAAAGCGTGCGTTGCGGAATCAACACGATCACAAAACGTCGAACAAATTTGAATTTGCAGGAATGTTCAAATCAAAAGGATTGGGCCGACTTCGAAACAATTTTCTAACCCTACTTTTCTTTTCCCACTCGGATCACAAGAGTGATCTTTCCGTCCGGTTTTTCCACAACTTCGAACCCTTCTTCTCTGAGCGTTTTTTTGATCTTATAAAGTCCAAAATTCACGACTTTGGATCGGGGGATTGTCTTCGGCGCAGTTTCTTCCATCCCTATGAGTATCGGGTTTTGTTTTGGTCGATCTTAAATCCGAGGGAGAGTTTTCTTTTCCGGAGAAGGTTCCTTGACAAGGATAAGCCGACGGTCTGTCATGAATTCGGATGGCATTTCGAATTTCTTTTTATTCCGTTTTGATTTTGATTCTGACCGGTTTTGGACTCGCCTTTTATTTTCCGGATTTGTTCCAATGGGAAACCCTGGAATGGATCTATGAAAAACGAACTTTCTTTTTGTTTTCTTTGATTTTTATCGTTTCTGTCGCTCTCATCTATCTCATCTATTTAAAAGCAAAAAAAGGGATTCTGCATTCCAAAGGCAAGACGGAAATCCATCTTCAAAAATCGCTTGACGAAGTCGTTCAGGACAACCAGTCGCTTTTTTCCTTTTTAAAAACGGCGACGGATTCTCTCGGCAAACAATTGGAAGCTTCAAAATCAAAATTCTCCCCCGAATTTTTCTCGGCTTGCTCCGCGGAATTTTCTAAACTCACACAGGAATTCGATTCTTCTTCGGATGTGTTTCGTTCGATTCCGCTTGGTCCCGAAGAGGAGGGAAATTCCAAAAAAAAAGAAAAACAGTTTATGATTTTTGAATATTCGGATCTTATCAATCGCCATAGAAAACTGTCCAAATATTTGGAAAAGCTGAGAGAGGACGTTACTCGTCTCAAGGATAAGATATCCGGTTTATGAAATTTTTTCAGATAGTCACAGTTTGTTTTTTGATTCTGAATTGTTCCACTGAAAAAAGAGAATTTTCCTCTTCTCCGGCGCAAAAGACCGTTCTTCCTTTGTTGACCTTAGGCGTTTCTGAAAATTCGCTGAGCGAAATCGGTAAAAAGAGATTGCCGTTTCGGGTAAAATCGATTTTGCTCCATCACACCGCCGGACTCAAAGCGGAAGAATATCTGGAAAAAAGTAAATTATCCGGATGGATGGTTCACTTTATCGTTCTTGAGAACGGAGCGGTTTACGGCGTGGAAGAACCGTCGAAAATTCTCTACAAAGCCTCCCCCGGCATGGACGATATCAGCATTCACGTATCTTGGGAAGGAGCGGGCGAATCCATTCTTAAAAACGAGATCCAACTGGAATCCCTTTCCAATCTGATCCGAAGACTTTCCAAAGAACATTCGATTCCATTCAATAATTATGATATTACTTCCGGACATGGAATTTTTACCCATACTCAGAGTAAGAAAAAATTCGGAAGATTTTTAGACACCGGTGAATGTGGAGGAGAAAAAGTTCTCTCCTCTATCTTTTCCAAAATTCAAGGAAAATTTTATCCGGAAGCGGAATGGAAGGATCGTTTTGTTCCTGGCTGGGTAATTCGAAAGGAAACGTTTGTGGATTCTTCCGGAAAAAAAATCGTTCAAACGTATAACAGGGGTAGAGGCACGACCTCCGCACCGAACATCGAGTTAGAATCGATCGAAAAAACCGTCGATGGAAAAGCTCCCGAAGAAAAAAGGCTTCGTTACAACCATAGAGGCTCCATCCGACCGGATTGTATCGTTTTACACTATACGGCTATCCCCGATTATCAGAGAACCTTGGAAGTATTAGAAAAACGGAATTTATCGGCCACATTTCTTGCGGATAAGGACGGAAAGATATATCAACTTTTGGATTCCATTTTGGATACCGCTGCGGCGGCCACCGGAACAAACGCAAACTGTTTTCAAA comes from the Leptospira sp. WS92.C1 genome and includes:
- a CDS encoding DDE-type integrase/transposase/recombinase, coding for MKATATKTKNSYHTALVLKAQLGMLSKKERSNIPNSTYSDWKRRDLSLMIGFTEDDPIHFKDEIYRKISESKTFRKTLSALLLVFQFYFSITENIRGKRRIWNEQKKNIVSIITRILPLIGTKAACKLLKISTQRFYRWKNEVQCFTSTFNLCRKLHPKQLTSKEQTVIARYLKKPELQHWPLRSIFYQMLNDTKAFMNLSTFYKYAKALRPDFKRFRKPKQRIGIRASAPLSLLHMDTTILRTSDGSKAYIHFIMDNFSRTILGWKASLEWNAKNTVSNLREVCEKFNLYYRPIRLLCDDGSENQGAVNGFLDQPNLSIEKLVAQVDISYSNSMIEAVNKKMKYEFLFPKNPVSFEEVIDTLKVAVPEYNSRPSGVLFGFSPEQVLNGAKPDKFRFTEQIKRAASNRPKINKQGLCDPCVDQSTIPKNK
- a CDS encoding PaaI family thioesterase; the protein is MSEVTNQSSEDHYRKLENMYQGAPINSYFKPELTINRGVAELKIRIREDFFHAAGATHGAVYFKAADDAAFFAANSLVKGRLVLTSTFHITLLRPIQSGTLTAKGNVVQNSANQIIAEAVLFDERGKEIGRGIGNFAKSKIPLTSEIGYKL
- a CDS encoding HEAT repeat domain-containing protein; the encoded protein is MLLTSSIAAAETPKDEFKEKVINSSRTQVSAIGEIRTKNRLDLVKELIPIFQNESTEEKVQFAILKLFGDLDDLDSVASNWVGALDSVFQKTTNVSLKKEILLLAEKKKEKRLIYSVIAAMTDPETELRILSYRLMQLLKDDRALPVLLDLSLSKDPVQRLYFLESSLIIKDERIQNQIHKLANDESSGVRKKYLIVINRLGMTEKFSQFQKSATSDSDDDVRLVALEILKNKKNRQNLPLFYKGLTDLNPDIRRVSLEALLIFQDKQAAKLISDQLVKEDVLFLKARMIDLLLDLGNNGGGQGILSVLTTGEEAELRTRAAFAVGKLGANTSASELTKILSEEKENMVKWQLIHSLGELKDKNAVPALLVLARNQKEKINLRVEAVVTIRTINDPDSLPSIFEAYVSENEKSVRVELENTLREILNLKFPPRLP
- a CDS encoding tetratricopeptide repeat protein — encoded protein: MDNEIRKNRLFLEGMEEKELYFPEEKEPVRIRRSYNKLIIFWIAMGLLVFGGLGFAVYYQFFRARSPGSEFAGGFNKDLVQNKSDINRLLERPYLPNGNANPALAKCINLYKERFTRQAFDTCNEFLDSAGTQEEKSIALTVLGVIHDESGRYPQAIERLQKAIQYDPKNFHAYYNLTLAYKHVGRFADARMAALKAKEIAPNDPRVSLLAGNLFNELNDPDAAIDAYKEGLSASPDDMYLTYNLAVSYFKKGEIPQAEEEFKKVVMKSPSGRLAALSHSYLGNIAYNKQDYPSAEYHFRQASNLSPNEAKYLYNLAVVLQKNGKKEEALKYLELARDAGANDPEIYRLIAEGFSNLNQGEMSISALQKSLKYNPTDLDSLFQLAEAYYNKGDLLSAEETYRRIVSSTPGDSYTETALINLGVVLDQMERYGEAVAALNRVIELNPKNAKAYHTLGLVYKHSGNGTLAIENWRKSTAIEPENVQSREALGDYLLENKFFREAVEEYNGVVKHKTDAYKVYLKMAEAYMGMQDDSNAEKILLKVLNTSRDGADLKNAHKKLALLYNKSKDPDLKNRAKDEAFRSAHMDPEDMEGRLVLAKILIDSNSILDREKAIDELTAIVRSDVRPKTAAVAYNYLGICYFKNGEYKRAVRSFQSSIDLDPSLSEAYENKRAASAALEESTRREGFF
- the nusB gene encoding transcription antitermination factor NusB, whose product is MSARRTSREIAVMALYQLELTGPPLKEVLKFKWYDKKIIQEERDFAISIVNGVVKNQEQIDTLIKKYSKNWDFSRISVVNKAILRLSVYALLYSWEVPKNVTIDEAVELTKEFESEESARFVNGILDSILKNEIRSDG
- the ribE gene encoding 6,7-dimethyl-8-ribityllumazine synthase produces the protein MIQELKADLNGKGQKHCIIVSRFNEFITDSLLKGALESFRMHGVKEEDVTVVRVPGAYEMPVIVAKAAASKKYNSIVCLGAVIRGATAHFDFVAGESAKIGLIGVQYSLPVVFGVLTTDTIEQAIERAGTKAGNKGAEAAATAIEMVNLLSLL
- a CDS encoding tetratricopeptide repeat protein, translating into MLVIVANQKVLSRSFFSLSIRFVCSLSLILTLFECNIYRRIFPKQDLFLKSLNLPDWVLDSSIKLRVLSGLQDLPNPEDSLPEDEIATFENRARRILATSPQAMKDLFEATGCIDGSKLAGIRANRITEREEDVWFAICQNGKEDAIIFRLFQMGNSDLYRKYEKETVPAWEEARKLVTTNPDKAVRLANQVIELEPAHPAARKLLGNLYLKGGYCKGSVRNYRLYLRVMPLAGDKWKIHDQLQEKCPDFLKPEPKKEEVDLPDAEED
- a CDS encoding N-acetylmuramoyl-L-alanine amidase; this encodes MKFFQIVTVCFLILNCSTEKREFSSSPAQKTVLPLLTLGVSENSLSEIGKKRLPFRVKSILLHHTAGLKAEEYLEKSKLSGWMVHFIVLENGAVYGVEEPSKILYKASPGMDDISIHVSWEGAGESILKNEIQLESLSNLIRRLSKEHSIPFNNYDITSGHGIFTHTQSKKKFGRFLDTGECGGEKVLSSIFSKIQGKFYPEAEWKDRFVPGWVIRKETFVDSSGKKIVQTYNRGRGTTSAPNIELESIEKTVDGKAPEEKRLRYNHRGSIRPDCIVLHYTAIPDYQRTLEVLEKRNLSATFLADKDGKIYQLLDSILDTAAAATGTNANCFQIEIVGKDTEMLLANREQTAAVVRLVKELSEKYKIPLNNEKVESLRGVFSHTQAKKKWGGSIFLDGKDFDPGEPYMKEVLSLAGGVFHPEENWFERQSNDWILLFTSFQP